TCTACCCATAAGCCTTTGCTGACCTTCTTCCACTGGGGCATCAGCAGCACCAGCATGATGAGAACCTTCTCGAACATCATGATGAGAATGTAGAGGGCACACTGACCTGCCCAGGCACTACACTGGATTGGCTCACCTATGTattgacacacacgcacacacacatgcatacacattaaCGAAATAGTTAGATCGATGATTAGTGCTGATAAACAATGCAATATTAAGGCTTTTTTTGATTGATCACTTCAGAAGATCCTGTCATAACTTGCTACAAAATTATATTCTGAAGACTAAGTGCTGGTTCACTGCCCATTGGCCCCAGGTATTAGCCACACAATAATATCATCTCAGGGGAAGAGAGATGGTGTGGGGTCCAGAGGCTAACTTTTCCCACGGACCACCACTGCCACCTTCTGGTCACCTGATAAACATCAGCTGCACATGTCAGACATGCTTCTCATATGATATTACTAATTAaacttgcaataattacacAAAGACAATACTATATTATTGCATAACAGTTTAAGAGGCCCATAAACCTAATCAAGTCTGTTTGATGAGCTTGTGGTTTACAGAACGATTATGTTGTAGGCTTGTCAACAAACCTCTAATAAATATCCTCCCTCCCAAGGTCAATGGGATATCCATCCCAAACAAAATCTTTTGTGTATGCGTGCAagagagtgtctgtctgtgagtgagatCTCACCGTATTCTCCAAAACGCAAACGCTCCCACTGCCGCCACTCGACCACAGCACTGACAGCTCGCACACCTGCGTAGATGAACAGCATGCCCAGGGTAGCGTCTAGTAGGAAGTTGATGAGGTATCTGGACAGAGATAACCATGCGTTACTACCACCACACCCTCCTGAATCCAACAGGGTTCCCACACTaaatcaaatgtaaaattccatgacttttcccctGACAgaaaacctgaatttccatgacttactatataatgaatgcTACAATATACcaaccaatgatttcagagcagccgtGTAGCTTTCAAGAATcatttacttttttagagcgggagatgagcaattcaagcaagcagtaaagctgataaccagatatacaccaattttGTGTGGAAATGTATTTGTATTAATGCATTTTGGCAAGTAAGTTTTAAACTgctgcaacaaaattccctgatattccatgactttgcaccAAAAATTATACAATTCCCTGAAAATGTCCCGATCACAGATCTGAGAGCCAGAAAGTGTGACATGGAGACTCACAGAGAACAGGGGTCTTGCTCAGTGAGGTCAGACAAATAGACGTTCGCAAAGTGAATGAACAGCATCCCGATGGCCTGTTTCGACGTGTCCAAGAACCttaggggcagagagagagagagagagaagggtgtagGGCAGGAGAGGAAACAACAATCTTAGCAAGGGCAAGAGAAAATGGCTGCCTAGGCTTACACACTCCTATTGTTATTACAGACAAACATTCATTTTGCAAGAGTGAAGGGGACAGTGGCTCACCAGATTTTCCAGGGCCTTCTCTCATGCTTGGGCTCCCTGAACCGTTTCACTGTGGAGGGGAAAACAGAGAGGAAAGAGCTTAACCCCTTGGACGGAGAGCTCTGATGTTGACAAGGCAACAGAATCAATAGGACAAATTCAGGCCTTCCTGGGATCCATTACGACCACCTGACCTCAGACAACCACACTCCAGCTGATAATGAACACATATCACTGCAGGGAAAACTAAAGAGAATGGCCACAATGCCTTGGCTAGAGGGGAAGTGGAAGTTGTAGGGTAAGTAGAATTGAGAGGATTTCTTCAAAAATAACTTGCGTGTGATAAGTTAGTCTGACCTGTAAAAAAGTGCAATTACAGCCCAGCTGGAAAAGCTACCAAAGGCACTTTTTAAACAGGCTGAAGGACAACAAACACTGAAGTGTGCCAATGCAGCAACATTAGCCTGTGCAGGCACAGATCGATGCGAGAAAGCCCAGATCATCTTACCCTAGCCTGCTCCTCTTGCACTGAATGCTGAGGACTTTTGAACTGCCAAGAAGTAGGCTGATTATCCAGCGTGCTTTGGCCGTGTGCATGCAGACTGCAGTTCATTAAGACTTATGTTACACAGATGCCATTCTCTACCTAAGCTAAACAAGGAAACCATATGGGTATCTATATTTACTCAGCAGAGCTAGAAACGCTTTCTGCGACATGGAAAAAAGACGTGGCAAAAACAGAAGCTCTGTATTCAAATGAACCTTCAGCCGTTGGCCTCTTTGGTGCTCTCCAAATGTGACATAACAGCTAGCGCTAATAAAGCTCTCGCTGTTTTCCACAATAGCTGGTTTCATGCGACTCCCACTGCCCTCCCCTCTCCTACGAGGACCTCAGATATCTGGGAGTGGGTGTGAAATTCCCTACATCTTAACATGGTCAGTAGTAACCTAACCATCTACTTGACATGTAGTTATTGTACTCAATCGACAGACATGTTTTAGTCCAAATTCAGTGGCACTCAAATGTTCTTTAGTCAGTGTGATGTCAGTTTGGTGTTTAATGGGAGATGTGTGACCTGGAAATGGTAACAGCCAGAATTACACAGCAGTATATTTCTGATATCTGTTGTACTAAGGTCATTCAAAGCAGGTTCATGCGTAAAACAATATCCAGGGTGTTGTCATTCATCAATTTCTGACCTAAACTCAAAATCTCTTACAATACTAATATCTTATTGCCTCGGGAACATGCTGTAAAGTTATGCAAGGTTATAAGTAGCATAATGATTTCAATGCAGTGATGATGGCAGTGTGTGCCCTAGAAGTCTCCTAGACTAGAGGGCACAAGAACTGAGATCTTTGACCCAGGCCACTACAACCTACTGCAAAGATCTTATTAGGGAAGGTATTTGCAAAACATCACCCATACTTACACATCAATGTACTGAATGCCACAACCGCTAAAAGACCTTGGAGGAATATCCCAAAGGTGTCCATCAGGTCACCATTCGCACATCCTCGGTTGGACTCAGCAGTGGGCGTCGTGGACACAGTGGAGTTCGATGGCGAGGCGGCCGAATGGGCTACACTATTCCCCGGACGGGATAGCAGACTAGCCCCACTAAGTGCCATCTTCAAAACTGCACAGGTGAATACGTTAGGGACCTTTGCAATTGCGGGCAACTCTGCTCTCAAATGTCACTTCCAGTCCATACGTGTTCTCTTTCCACACCGTGTTGCTTGTCGTGTAGGATGGTAATCGATATGTGGTAATATCAATTGATGTTATCTGGCTGTCATGAggatttttttcttctgacaATGAGCCCATCCTTTTTCAGTGCCCAGGATATACTCCCACTGATAGACAAACAGTGAGAGGCGCAGGTCGTCCTAAGATCATATCTACTGTTATGTGTTCATCAAATCACATTTCCATCGACGTGATATTTGGTAGTGTGACGTTAACAGTGACAAGGGTCTCAAGAAAGCTGTCGATAGCCAGCTATTGAACAGCAACCTCACAAGCGACGAAGCTAATAGTAGCTAGCTGACAATGTGTCGTTCCACTGACAAAAAGGTTAGTTGGGCGTCACTAACACGAAAGTGTTAAGGTCACATAACACGTCTACTTATTTACCAGATGAGACTGTAATGCCAGAAAAAGACATAAAGTCATCGACAGCCTGAAGTAATTGCTGCTAACCTCAGACACTAGCCAGCTAAGGACTGGACTAGCGTAACATCAGCTAGCTAGATAACATATTATCAGATGTTAACGTTACACGACATCGACTGTAGTAACGTTAAAGTAGCCACTTGCTTTATAACAAACACTTTAATGTGTCAAACAACCGCAGATGGTTGTAATTTTAGTGCcgagataaaaaataaaaataaaaaaacgaaTAACGTTACCACCAGAAGAGGCTGCAACCAGACGCAACTCGGACACAGAGCAATATTTGGTCATTGGCTCTGGGGGAAAATCCTTCAACATGGAGGTTAAACAATCGACCCTTCAGCAACTTCATGCACAATTCGGACAGCCTTTTCACTGTAAATGTGTGGTCTATGTTCAAACAAGTTTTTGCCCACTCCAAGGTGTTAACTTACGTTTACGCACAGCCAAGCAGGAGTGCTTTTTGGAATTTTGAGCTGCTTCCTACCAATGACGTTTGACGTAGGGAAGCGTGTAATTATGCATTATGGGAAATGTAGGCTGTCATCGGTTCAATATTTTTCAGTagaaaatcaatcaatcaatttatTGTTGCAGTATCACTATGAAACGTGGTCTCTATATCATAcactttacaaaaaaataatatttctaGTGTAATACGACTGTTCAATTTGCACAATTTTGCTTTGTGGCACATACATAATTTGCACACCATAGCCTATATATTCATGGAGTTTGTATGTTTGGGCATCAAAAAAACTTGGCTGAGAGACACATagagaaaaaataaaagacagatatagatagatataacaAAAAATAGAGCAAATGGGGCTGCTCTATTTCCAGGCAAGCATGGCAGCCATAGTGCCCCCCACAAGGACAAAGGGAAGTCCCACATAGATTCTGGGGAAGGAGAGGGGCAGAATATAGATTCTTTTCCCCCTCTGAAGGGTAACATGGAGATGATGCTGAACAAAATAAATTCGACCCGGCAGCAACTCATATTATCActatcaaacagacacacattcttacacattttaaaaacaataataatacatgCAAGCCCAGATAACTGTGGTAatgtgcaacaacaacaacaacaacaacaacaacaaaacagtcacatacacacttactagACCTGCAATTTGCTCATAAGCCCAGCATGATGATGTCATTTTAACCCTGTTGCATCTTGTCTTGTAAcacatcaaggcatcaaaaacccatgttgaatttttttatttatttcttgtcTGCTTTTAATACAATCCAGCCTAACATCCTGGCATTGCAACTGCCTGAGAGCTTTGCATTAGATGGTGCTCTGGCTGCTCAACAGTCTAAAAGGTCAGTGTGTGAAGGTAGGCCTTTTCTTTTATGACATAATTACTACCCACACAGGCTCCCCCAGGAGTATGTTCCGTCTCCCTTGTTTATTCTATTAGCTACACCTGCACCAGGTGCAGCCTGGCAAGTCCTTAGTTTAGTTTGCTGATGCTACGGCACTGGTCAGCCTCCTCCAGAGTGATGAGCAGGAGCATGGCCCAGTTTTAGACACATTTAGAAATTGGTGTCATGCCTTCTGCTGATCACCTCAAAGACAAGAGATGTCTATTGATTTTAAGAGAGACAACATCCTGTTCCGACTACCATTAGAGGACAGCCCATACAGTCAGTACTAGTTTCTGGGGGTGGTCTTAGAAAAAAGGGCAACCACGGCTTAAACtttcttaaaaaaaatattttgtttgaTGTTGACCGCACAATGCTTAAAATGCTCTTTACTTCATTGAGTGTTTTAACTTTTTGCTTTAACGTTTCTTACATAGCCCTGGCTCCATGAACTGGGAGGAAAGTGGGGGCAGTGAGtcaaaaaactagatgtaccgcagatcggtacaaaatatgaccgccgcccagtccagcacattttttccacaaaaagaaatcacgctgaaaggcctatatgattctaactgtctcactaaattgcattatccacactcaattctcactggtatctgctagacaacaagtaccaaaacatgattagttcatagatttcacatgtaaaattcattttatacaaccccacctccatcttgcctgttcataattctgagaaattcttgattgtttgtgttatgtttatgttatgtgtgtgggtgtgtgtgtgtgtgtgtgtgtgtgtgtgtgtgtgtgtgtgtgtgtgtgtgtgcgcgtctgcgtatgtgcctgtgcatgcaagcgtacatatgtctactgtgtgagtatgtgtcatacgtatgattactgtgaatgtatgtgtgtgtgtgtgtgtgtgtgtatctgtttgtgcacatgtgtgcacatgaaatgggttaacatgacccctggaggcaaacatacggaaaaaaatggtcatcctaggccctacagttctcaagatattcacagagaactgtgtctgtcctatcctcctttcggggggtccagtccagcgggggggctacagatcaaaatgaaaaatgacggttccatgctatccctGTGGGGAtacaagttttgtgtaccccggtctttcagtgtcccgggaatccttgttggtgtacgtcactaaatgtacacataaattattttattgtaaggccccccatgaacgaaagtacacgaaacttggcatgcattcggagggtgtcataatgatcctacacttttaatttcgtgcagttttgaccttgtcagccagagatattgtgataaaaacacctaattttttcctttttcatttttaactaggtggcgctatacatgaaataagtggtaatgggatgggttgacatgcccccttaagaccaacatacataaaaaggtggacctcctaggccctacgtttctcgagatattcacagaaaactgtctcccgccacctacaggccagttggtgtattgtaacataaattaatttattgtgtggccccccatgaacggaattccacaaaacttggcgtgcatacagagggtgtcataatgatcctacacttccaattgtgtgcagttttgactatgttaggtcacagataccttcaattacatcacctcatttttacttttttgtgtttaactaggtggcgctatacatgaaatgagtggttatggaatgggttgacatggccccttgagatcaacatacaaaaaaaaaatggtcctcctaaaccctacggttttcgagatattcacagaaaactgtgtctgccctaccctcctttggggggtccagtccagcgggggggggggctacagatcaaaacgaaaaacgatggttccatgctatccatatggggttacatgcccaccaagtttcgtgtaccctggtctttcagtgtcccgggaatcattgacggaaatttgggcatgcgaaaaagaaaaagttaTTATGACcgtcgctgcgcggcggtcataacaaGTTTATCGGGGAGCAATGAAGGAAGGAGTCTTTAGTTGTTACTTTGAACAAAAGGGTTTTCATAAACAAACATAACGTTCTCCAGCATCACTTACCCTACCTTTAATGGAATTCATATTCAGAACCATGGACAATGGTTGAAGGACAGGGACAGAGTGGGGGGTGGACTAATTGCCAGTCCTCATACTTCACCTGGGCTATGTGAGTTGAGTACAACCAAGTCGTGATTTGGAAAGAAAACCTCTAGAAAGCTAGTAGTGTGGCTAAAACTACCTATTTCAGGGTACAACAACAGTTTATTAcagttatccgaagtcttcttcttcttcttcttcttcttattcttccc
Above is a genomic segment from Alosa sapidissima isolate fAloSap1 chromosome 4, fAloSap1.pri, whole genome shotgun sequence containing:
- the LOC121706708 gene encoding store-operated calcium entry regulator STIMATE-like isoform X1; the protein is MALSGASLLSRPGNSVAHSAASPSNSTVSTTPTAESNRGCANGDLMDTFGIFLQGLLAVVAFSTLMLKRFREPKHERRPWKIWFLDTSKQAIGMLFIHFANVYLSDLTEQDPCSLYLINFLLDATLGMLFIYAGVRAVSAVVEWRQWERLRFGEYGEPIQCSAWAGQCALYILIMMFEKVLIMLVLLMPQWKKVSKGLWLAPLNPITNPQLELAIVMLIVPFFVNALMFWVVDNFLMKKGRTKAKLEEREGGDESRGNPKVRYRRALSHDDSESEILFSADDEMEDSDGDDDIRRLSGHKTVKKKKHRMGIPV
- the LOC121706708 gene encoding store-operated calcium entry regulator STIMATE-like isoform X3 produces the protein MALSGASLLSRPGNSVAHSAASPSNSTVSTTPTAESNRGCANGDLMDTFGIFLQGLLAVVAFSTLMLKRFREPKHERRPWKIWFLDTSKQAIGMLFIHFANVYLSDLTEQDPCSLYLINFLLDATLGMLFIYAGVRAVSAVVEWRQWERLRFGEYGEPIQCSAWAGQCALYILIMMFEKVLIMLVLLMPQWKKLAPLNPITNPQLELAIVMLIVPFFVNALMFWVVDNFLMKKGRTKAKLEEREGGDESRGNPKVRYRRALSHDDSESEILFSADDEMEDSDGDDDIRRLSGHKTVKKKKHRMGIPPGEVKKKKRPVMKEEDLKGARSKLGLKGEVKSKTYEVMVECERMGKTAPSVFSGVRSGAETSLEKPKPPATSVFGK